In Mucilaginibacter sp. KACC 22063, the genomic stretch CTTATTTCTTCATTTTCCTTCTCTGCTATCTGCTTTTTCTGTTGAGAAGCCTTCAGCTTGTAGTGGTACGAACTAAGCAGTAATGCCAAAACCAAAATACTTACCGACCCAATAGCTACATACAGCCAGTTAAGGTGCTTATTAAAATTGGCACGCTCACGCAGGCGGGCAATTTCATTATCGCGCTGCGCCGCATGGTACTCTTCTTCCAGTTGTTGGGTGATAGCCAGTTTTTGTGCGTCGAAAACTTTACTGTTGTACGCCACATATTGTTTATAATAATCAAGCGCTTTTTGCTTGTCGCCTTTTTGTTCGGCTACATTGGCAAGGGCCAACATTAACCTCGACCGGGTTATGTCAACTCCCGGTGCTGAGCTTTCGATTTCACTTATGCCGGTTAAAAGATATTGTTCTGCCTTTGTATAATCTTTCTCGCGCAAAGCATATTCGCTCAGCATACCGTAACAGTTGGCAATTACTTCGCGGCTATTGGTTTTACGCCCTATTTCAAGGGCTATGTTAATGTAATGCTGTGCGCTGTCTTTATAGCTTAAGGGATAATATTTGAAATAGCTGTTAGCGATGTTTAAAGCAATGAGTGATCCGTTGCTTTGTATAAATATCTTTTCACGGTTTTTATGGTAAAAAGCCATTGCCTGCCTAAAGTACCGCATACTCGAATCCAACAGTTCGCGATGAGTTTTATCATGCTCAAAAGCAGAGAAAAAGCTATGTGCTACTGTTAAATAACCCAGCTGCATATCATCGGCGAAGTTGCTTCCCTTGGCCATTGCCAAACAGTTTCGGGCATAAGTACGATGTTTAAGTGTATCGCTGCCGTAAGCATATATACTGGCTATGTAATGGTTGATAATTGTTTTATAACTATATGCCCGGTTGGTTTTGTCGTCCTCTATTAACTGACTCGCTTTTAATAAACCTGATATAGCCTTTTCGTTATTGCCTTTTACCAGTTCAAACCACCCCTTGCGCATCCATACAAAGGCAGCAAGTTCTTTATCTGTAGATTTCGAAGCACATCGCGTAGCACTATCCAGATATACGGCTGCACGTTTTTCTTGTCCTTTTTGCATAATCAGGTACCCCAAGGTTGCATAACAAAAAGCTTTGGCACCAGCATCACCACTTGCTTTGGCTAATACCATAGCCTTTGTGGCAGTCTTCATAGCTTCATCCGGGTTCGTTTCAAGGGTTGCCCGGGCCAGTTCGGCAGTAGCAACAGGCCTGTCTTTAGTGGAGGCACTATTGGCAACACGGTTAAGCGAATCA encodes the following:
- a CDS encoding LuxR C-terminal-related transcriptional regulator; the protein is MFFKKITILTALIAIVFFADTVNAQSLVIDSLNRVANSASTKDRPVATAELARATLETNPDEAMKTATKAMVLAKASGDAGAKAFCYATLGYLIMQKGQEKRAAVYLDSATRCASKSTDKELAAFVWMRKGWFELVKGNNEKAISGLLKASQLIEDDKTNRAYSYKTIINHYIASIYAYGSDTLKHRTYARNCLAMAKGSNFADDMQLGYLTVAHSFFSAFEHDKTHRELLDSSMRYFRQAMAFYHKNREKIFIQSNGSLIALNIANSYFKYYPLSYKDSAQHYINIALEIGRKTNSREVIANCYGMLSEYALREKDYTKAEQYLLTGISEIESSAPGVDITRSRLMLALANVAEQKGDKQKALDYYKQYVAYNSKVFDAQKLAITQQLEEEYHAAQRDNEIARLRERANFNKHLNWLYVAIGSVSILVLALLLSSYHYKLKASQQKKQIAEKENEEIRLTAELQKAEAQRLMFEKQEAELQAQLLEEERAHAEAQQALLQDRTEWLEKELLAGTLKIEEKNAILELLKEKSRGADTTHVAKQIGRIINQNLRMDKNLDEQQALNNIHPTFFTALQERAGNSLTRLDLKYCAYILMGLDNKEIASRLGVEPKSIRMGRYRLKQKLNLDKAENLDQVIRTIA